The genomic region AATGAAGCTCAGGATCGTGCAAGTGGCGCGAATGAAAAGGCTCAAGGGCAAAAAGAGAATCATGCAAACGATGTAGATTCAGCCGAAGAACAAGAAGTTGAAGAAAGTGAAGGGGAAGTTCAGGGACGGGAAAGTAGTAACGAGGCTCAGAAACCTGAGAAAGCTAATGTTGCAGGAGAACAAGGGCAGAACAAACGTAACAATGCTTCTAACGGTAGACAATAAGTAACGAAATTCGCATATGGAAACATATGCGGATTTATTTTTGAGAAGAAATTTCTAGGGTATTGAGAAACGGTGTAACAACCCAATGGAACAAATGTGAAGGGTCTGTACTAAAGCCATGTGTAAAGCCCTCAAATAGAACCTCCTTATTTTCCCCTACACTTCCCTCTACAAAAAAAGGTCATAAAAAGCGGGTTTCATGGAAATGTATAAAGAAAACAGGTATAAATACCTATATATTAAGGGGGTATTTGACATGTTAGTAGGCAAAAAACACTAGGTCATTTATTGTGTTTATGTTATATTGGAATTTGTCAGGTTAATTGATAAGGGCAAACCTACAGAAATGTTGGGACGCAAAGCTACAGGGGCTTAGGTCGAAACAGACTATGCTAGCCAGCTGCCGTTTTGTGAAGGCACACCAAATAAACGGTGTGTTTATTTTTATTTCTAAAACTGTAAAACTACAGAAAAAATGAGCCATTAGTGAGGTTGATATATATGATTTCGTTCCGTAATACTGCAAGGAAGGTTCCGGCAGTTTCTTGGTTAGTAACTATAGTGGTGTTTATAATGCCGATATTTTTAGACAACTTTAGGTTTAATTCAGAGTTAGTGTGGTTTATCCATGTCATCCCCGTATATTTACTGGCATATTATTTTGGAATAAGAGGAGGGGTAATTGGAGGGTTTATAAGCTTAATTTCTCATCTCTTTTGGGAATGGCTAATGCATCCTGGAGCTTTTTCAAGAAATATAGAAGATATTACAATTATGATTGCAGAAGCAATGGTATTATTGTTTATTGCAATAAGTACGGGAATGTTAGCTGAAATCCTCAGCAAAAATGAACGCAAACTCAGAGGGGTAAATGAGGAGTTACTTAAGACGATAAAAAGACTAACTGAAAGTGAAACAAAGTACCGTACTTTAATTGATAATGCTCATGACTTAATACTGTTAATTGAATTAGATCAAACTGGAAAAGCTCGCCGTATTGTTGAGGCTAATCATAAGGTAGCCGAAGTTTCGGGGTATAGCTTAGAGGAACTCTATTCTTTGGATCCCTCTGCACTTTTAGATGAAAAAACAAAAGTGAAAAGGTTACCAAAATTACGAAAGAAGTTAAGTGAAGATAAGTCGCTTGTTATGGACGTAAATTTAGTGACCAAAAACGACGAAGAGTTACCATTTGAGTTTAGCAGTCGCCCGTTATTGATTGGTCATAAAAAAATGGTTATGACTGTAGGTAGAGATATTTCAAAAAGGAAGAAAAAAGAGGATAATCTTAAGCAGATCGCATATGTTGACACATTAACAGGCTTACCGAATCGAGAATTTTTTCTGGGTTATATAAAGAAATCCTTGTCACGTGCAAGAAGAAAAGAACAGTTAATGGGTCTAATGTTTATTGACTTAGACGGATTTAAGCAAGTAAATGATGAGCTTGGACACGACGTTGGAGATAACTTATTAAGGCAAGTAGCAGAAAAACTAGAAAAATCTGTTCGAGAAGAAGATACTGTTTCCCGGATTGGGGGCGATGAATTTATCGTCACCTTAGAGGATTGTAATAAGAAAGAAGTTGAAAACATTGCAAACAAAATTCTTAAAACCTTTAAGAATCCGTTTCCAGTCCTATCAAATGAAGATATTACAGTTACTCCGAGTATCGGTATAAGCATATATCCATTAGATGGTGAGGATTATGTTACCCTCATTAAGAAAGCAGATCAGGCAATGTATAATGCCAAAGCTCATGGGAAATATTCGTATAGGTTTTATAATGAAATTTGATGGAAGAGAAACACCAAAGTTATTTGTTTTGATAAATAGAAGGTATCATCTTTTCTAAATCATAATATAAATGTATATGTAGAGGTTTGTTT from Salirhabdus salicampi harbors:
- a CDS encoding diguanylate cyclase domain-containing protein: MPIFLDNFRFNSELVWFIHVIPVYLLAYYFGIRGGVIGGFISLISHLFWEWLMHPGAFSRNIEDITIMIAEAMVLLFIAISTGMLAEILSKNERKLRGVNEELLKTIKRLTESETKYRTLIDNAHDLILLIELDQTGKARRIVEANHKVAEVSGYSLEELYSLDPSALLDEKTKVKRLPKLRKKLSEDKSLVMDVNLVTKNDEELPFEFSSRPLLIGHKKMVMTVGRDISKRKKKEDNLKQIAYVDTLTGLPNREFFLGYIKKSLSRARRKEQLMGLMFIDLDGFKQVNDELGHDVGDNLLRQVAEKLEKSVREEDTVSRIGGDEFIVTLEDCNKKEVENIANKILKTFKNPFPVLSNEDITVTPSIGISIYPLDGEDYVTLIKKADQAMYNAKAHGKYSYRFYNEI